Below is a window of Rhodamnia argentea isolate NSW1041297 chromosome 11, ASM2092103v1, whole genome shotgun sequence DNA.
AGCATTGAGTTTACATTAAGGCTTCTTTTACTGCGTGGAGAAtagatgatttggaaaacatattCCGAAAAATGGTTCTTGGTATCGCCTAAAattattagtcaatgaaaaatatttctactATTgaaaacaatttatgtctaagcaTCTTCATAGatcataatgtttttcttttgtatatttttaaaagcgatataagcaatcatttttaagaagatgatttccaaattattcatttttcgcgagaTAAATGGAGCATAAAGAAGAATTTGATAGTAGCTTTTGCTTGCCTAATTTCTTTTCTATAGTGCAATTTTGTGATGGTTCAAGCATTGTCGTACCGTCGGTACATGAAATCGGCTCATATACAATTCTTTGTGCGCTCAGGCCTACTGACTAAGTTTCCTACTAAAAAGTACATCACATACTATGATCATAAGAataaatcaagataaaattattttgacTATAATATGTTTAAAACGTGGACAATTCCATTTACAATCAATATATAGTTGATGGGAAGCAACACCCACAAGTTATTGAGAGTGGAGCATCGACATACTTGAACttatgatcaattttgatgaaGAGATTCTCTTGACTTCCTTCACAAACAGAATGCTTGTTTTTAAAGCACCTCAAGTGGTCAAAAACATCAAACATGCACCGGCATGAGCCGATCGGTCTTCCTTTTGTTGTCGTTTTATGTCTCTTAGCCGCATGCGGGGTAAAACATATTCTCTTGCACTCAACTTGATCGTAGGAAACTATGactaaataatttcttttgtatGTTTAGAACCAGTTTCTCTTTTGGAATACAGACAAATGTGGAAGTTCATTGCATACAATGGGTGCAGGAAGTTCCTAAGTACACTTAGGGACTAACCTAATCAGAACCAAAATTGACACATTAGGGTCTATGTTCCAATGATCATCAATTACACAGCACTATATACGCTTGTCATATGAACTTATTAATGCACAATTCAACAattaaaggaaaggaagaataaagaaaaaactcAAGAGCCCCAAAATCTTCCGTCAAAAGGCCAAGGAGAACCACCGTTGATCAATGAAATTAAGCTTCCACGACTACAGGTACGCGTCCTAACTTCATAGAGATTTCAAGAGCTATAtctaaaaaatgaaagcatAAAACTACCTCGACACCAAAATTTTGAGGAATGtagatagaaggaaaaaaaggacaccttaaatgtcataacatttgcacgacgctcactcaagtaccataatttttcaatcaattgcaATCGATCGCTTGAGAGCATGAACTTTGATATCATTTACTTAAATATTATAACTTTTTTATCAATCACTTGTGTGCAATAACCTTTTAAAAAAGAGTTCATCGCAAGTGCCATTACACGTTGGATTTTCGGTACCTACGGTGAGCGCTTTTTAAAGTTacggtacttaagtgatcaattaaaagtatgacacttaagtgaattaTATAAAagtttgacatttaagtgattgaTAACAAAATTTATGGCATTACAATAAGTGACGTATGGACATAATGCAATCTACGGTGTCCTTATACTCTAAATATATTATGAATTTAAGATTTGCAAAGTTACTTTAACTCAAAAGAAATTTAATCGAATTTCTTCACGAATAAGAATGACGATCACTCATGAGTAGCTATATTTTCCACTGCCCGGTGTTTTAACTTTCATGaggcaaaagtaaaagttgtcATCCACTCTAAAGGACCAAAGCTGGATTAGACCCATCCTTTATGAGTTCATTCCGCTCGCATGGACGTGCGACCCCATTCCACTTCGCTGTCAACACATAGGAAAAATTTTTGCTCGTGCAATTCCACTTCTTGAGTTGCAACCCTGAGATACTTCGAGACACGGCTTGATGAGGGAAACCGTAATGCTCCCCTTCTTGTCTAGGATTCGGGTCTCTTCTCCGCTCAGGAATTTTTCTCTCATCTACTTCTTAGGTCACGAGAGCCTGCTTTGGGCCCGGCTCACGTCGGTGACAATGAGTTTCTTCTCCACCACGAGTGTCGCATCCCGACCTCGCATCTCCTGTTTTTTGTCCATGCAGTCTATCGACAATTCGCTTGATCCGATTAGAGTCGCGAAGCCTATCTTCTAAGTTTCTCGGGTTTCGGTGGAAGGAGTCAAACTGAGATTTCCCTCGGAAACCAGAGCAGCCGTGTCTGCCAAGAGACGAAGAGACGAGAGGTCGAGTTCCGAACTCTCTCTCCCCATCGACAGATGATTTGTGAACCGTAAACAGACCATCGTGATCGAAATACTTTGATCCACCCGACTCAGTGCTTCTTTCCACCCCTTGATCAGCAACTTGGGTGTTAGGGTTTGTGATGATCGTGGGTTTCCAGAGAGCAGGAGCGACGGAAAGAATGAAGCCGCGACCCAATGTGGTGATAAACATAGGATAAACAAGCGGGCAATTCTTAGGATCTCACTATCAAATATGCAAAGTTAGAGATTGCCTGGGTGAGAGTTGTGATGGGAACTTATGTCCGAAGAAACCAAGTTATTTTCGGATTAGGCCCGTAGGATAAGCAGATAAAACTCAGTTGCTGTTATTGATCTTGTCAATTAATCCAAGAACATTAGTTACTAGATGAAGATTTCTTGGCGTTCATttctatacatatatacatataacaaTATCAATATCCATGACTAGCTAATTTATTGTATTGATAATGAGATAAGGACGTGGATAGCTTTGTGACCTGCATGTAGGTACAATGTCATCAAAACTCTTCTtcgaaaacaaaataaaatcttcCACTTTAATATTATGGTGCATTAAGGGAATAGGTTGAAGTATTAATGACCACACGTATGTAAAAACCAACTCATTATGTGATCACACTACgtaaaagtaattattttggAACTATACAACCTCTCTGCATATTAAAACGAAAGCCACACtttattttcaaacttttccAAAAGAGGGAATCaagcaggaaaaaaaatgaacatgagACTTCCCAAAGCGCTTGCGTTTTAGCAATAATATAGGAGAGTTTCAAATTAGGCAATCTTTGCGCAACTACCAAATAAGTGTTAAATGCTTAAACCCGCCAaacttaggctctgtttgttcctaaaaaaaaaaaaacttccggAAAAACGTTTTTCAGATTTTCCGGTGTTTAGttcgtgaaaaataagctagtcaagaaaaatatttgccaaCCAtgaaaaaaactccttcaaaactgaggaaaatattttcctatttttgagaagagacaaatattttctctcatctttgctCCCTCATTTATGTACGtatgaaaaaattgagaacaACATTTACAGAGTTTGAATTGAagtacattttttaattttattatctatTACTCATTGAATAATGTGCAGGTTTATTCAAAATTACCATGTTAAGATTTCTTTTGACCCCATGTTTCGTTAATCATTTTCACCTCCCTCCCCCACCTTCAACGCCTGGCTGCATCATTGGTTAAACTCTAATCATGATCGGAAACGTTATATTTAATACAATTTATGTTCTTGATTACTGTTATTACACTTTTGTTTATACGTATAATTGAACTTGCTTTCataattaactcaatttaattacttatattattttgttttttgtgaatTAGTATCTGACTGTATAGtatcatgatatgatacactATTAATCAATTGTATCAATCAAAAATGGAATTATCCAAATTCCATAATAATGGGAGTAATATATAGTAATACTAGTTTATTGTAAACATAgtttattaataaaagaaaaccttaGGTCATTTTTGAAGTATGAAATGGAAGATGGTCCCCGTTGCATAAGGAACAGCTATCCCCGTTGACATAAATCAGGagtgccaaaaaaattttaagactaaaaaCTTGGGCCCAATTTCTTACTTGAtgtaagaagaagagagaaacgaACTCGACCATTTCAAGACGGAAGTCAGAGAAGTGGGCCGGGCATATGGGGGGACACAGATTCATGGGGTCGATCCGACCCGACTTAACTGGACAGGTAGTTCAGTTTGCCAGGCTTGAATTAAACCAAGGTCTTGCAGCTATCCATCTCTTGTCATGGTGCGGTGGCATTGGGCGTGGCAGTGGGCTAGGTCTAATGGGATAACACACATATCCTTTAACCCTGTGGTTCATTCTTGAAACCCTATAGTGTTGGGGAAAATTTTGATTGCtgattcaagttcaaggactaagtcaaacatgttccaaaagtttaggaactatattaatcaaataaaaatttagggaccacatagcatattgggttaaagttcatggactatattggtcaaattaaaagtttacgGACTACATTAtacattgggtcaaagttcatgaaatatttgtgtcattatccctattTACGAATAACCGAACAAAACATTATGTTATCCCCACCATCACCACTTTCTATGATTAACCATAGCCACTTTTCATGATCAATAGCACTTCTCTTCATGTCGGCAAATACTTCTTTTCATATCCAACAATCATGTCTTTCTAGGTCCaacaatcatttattttcatgaTTACAAACTATTTCCACATATAACATTTGATGCGATCTAGGAAACACGAAACTCGAATTTGAGGAACCATGTTACCAAGATTaacatcttttttctctttcaaatagTATATGGTCGTTTATGTTATttatataagagagagagagagagagaaatgttgctAATAATAGTGGTGCAACAAAGGTCGACAATAGTGGCACGAAGGTGGTTGGAACAATAGGGAAGTTCGTTGGACgggtttcaaataagggtataaaATATCCTTATTATTCAAAGAGGGGTCTAATCaaaggtatttttgtcatttattttttcttttattctttttttttttcccatgttgCTTCTGGTGGGGGCCCGGCCAATcactaggcgagggcttgcCGATTGCGAGCGAGGCGACTCTCCCCTAAATCTAGCAAGGGCCGGCATCGCCCGGCCCTCGCCAATGCCTGGCATAGCCTAAGATCGGCCACTTgcgaaaaggaaggaaaaaaagaaaaaggaaagaaaaataataaagaaaaaggaaaaaatataatataatataaatgaagaaaataccctttgaaataaaaatggtaCTTTAGATCCTTACTTGAGATAAGATCCACTTCGGactattatttggatatttgatCGAAATGAatatattgataaattgtcaaaatgtttaggattaaattggcaactcgtcaaaatatttagaattaaattggtttacttcaaaggtttaggacagaATTAGTTgtcatacaataaatttaggactttttgaaaaaatttcgcGCTTTCATCTCAATAAACAATCAGATAAATAAAGGATTATGTGACAAATGTGGCCCAATCTATTCTTGCCTCCCCCTACGCGCGGGATAGAGCGATCTCATCTCTATCCTAAAATTCACAGATGATAGATTTTACCTCCGGTGATCGGGGCTGGGTCACCTTTCATGGGAGAACCCTAAAGCCTGCCAAGCTAAAGGAcaattgaaaaacaaaactataatacatatatatatgtatgtatgtatatgtgtATATCTCGAAGAATGGACCATGCTGGAAATTGAACCATTTTTTCAGAACATGACATGAGTAGGTGAAACCTAATGGCGTTATGGGGTCCATAAGAGGGCTCTTCATAGTTTGAGCCAAACACTGCTGCTGCAGAACATGATCAGACCTCCCGATGTACAATTCAGACACTCGCACATATTTAAAGAAAAGTGCTACGCCAAGAGATTCATGACAACCTGTGCACCCTTTGTCCCCTTCCAATGCATTTGCCCTCATTGACCACATCAAGCTTTTTCTTTCTGCCTTTCTTGGTTTTCATATTCTAGCATTTCCCTCTGATTGGGGGAATGCTGGAGACTTCGCAGAAAATTTTCACCCACTGGCCATAGCTAATAGCTATACAATCTTTGGTTCATCCCTGTTTCAGATTCAGCAAATGAGAACGAACATTTTTGAGTTTTGACGTTTTCTCCAAGACGGTATAGGAAACGAGCCTGCCCAGCTGCTTCCGACCATCTCTTCTGTGCTCCGGTTAGCGTCGCGTGTTAGCTTTGTCGGCACCATCCGCCTGTTTTCCCTAGTGGTCGCGGCCGTGGCAATGGATGTTGTTGTGATTCTTACAAGGTGTTTGACGATCTCCTCACAACTGCAGCGCCCTCGTAACCGTAGTGATTCATTGGAACTTTGAGAGAATTTTCTCAGTTTTGAGGTCCTGCAACTTTAAAGCATGTGTTACCAAATATGTAACTTGCAACGCTGCACAACATCGAGCACAACACAACAGTAGTTATCTCAAAGAGATGCTCGGTTCATTGGCGCTGTTGTCACCATACTTGGTTCCGGGACAAAGATAGAAACTGACATAATCACCTCAAGTTAGAGTTGATTGACTTATTTCTTTTGAACATTATGCATGAACTAACATACATATTAATCAATCGTGCTCTTCCGGGTAAAATGGTATCGATCAAAAGATCTAAAATCGATCTTAATCCATTCATGTGCTTTTTAGGATAAAATGgtattttcgtgaaaaatctaaaatttgatcAGCAATTTGATATGATTGTAATTTTGCTTTCGTCCGATCTCAATCTCTTTTCGACATTTATTACTAAAGGCGCATGTTTGCCCCCAAGAACATTTCTGAGGAAAGACCGGAATGGTAATGTCTTATTCGGATGTCGCAGAATGTACCATAGTACCACAAATGAGAGAACACTCCTTATTTAGAGCATATATGTTCACAAATGCCATGTCGATACCATATATATAACAACTGTGCCGCTTATTTATTAGGCCTCACAGCACGTAGCTTTGAAGCGCCTTAGAAAACTCTGATCGAACTAATCACGTTGGGTTTCATTGACTAATCTTGAAAGAGTTATGCGAGGTTTCACAACATGAATTTTGACACCCATGACCGGGAAGTTTAACATAAAAACATCGAGAAGATTACCATCATAGACACTATCCGTCGATTTAACCATAGAAATTCACTAGAACTAAAGTTTTAAGTGTCCATGCCATCCCAAAAGGTAGGACCATTCGACCTTATGCTCCACTCAAGTGCCAAATATGATAGTCATTGACGACTACACAGAGGATCTGAAATGGATGAAGGCCCTAAAAGAGTTGCCTTTCCTCTGCGGAGGCAAGACGACGGAACAATTTACCACCGTCAAACTTCTCGCCGAGATTTTACCTACTCCCGCTTTCAAAATATGGAGAACAAACAAAGGAGCAGTTTTCACCTCGAGCAATGACGGTTCCAAAATTGCCCATAGCGCCCTCTCCATGAACCTGTGCTTATTGCTACTTCTCCTACAGAGGAACTGTGGTCAATGGCTTCTGATATGAAGCACAAAGGCCAGGGCTTCTCAAGACTACAAACATTCGATCAGAACGGCTCCTATCATTTTAACAGGTGGCATGGCGCATTCAGATCAATCTCGAACGACAAACAAGCACCCCCAAGGAAATCAACGCCGTATCCTTAGGAACTTGGTGAGATTCGGAGTACCAAATACTTAAGCAGCAATGACACATGCTACAGAAGCATAAGCACTTACTCATATAACAAGTACATATCACCAACTCAGAGCACATTAAATTAGTTATCACCTACACCAACAATCTTCATTTAGTCAAGAAAGTTGTCGACATGTCTGGAATCGGTAGACGAAAGTCTGccttgagagagagacagagagagaaagagagctttGTTAATGACCGACTCTCTGCAAATCCAACAATCTATTTATTATCTACATACATAGACTAAGAACTGGTGGACCTGTCCAAAAAAGACCCACATGACAACTGGGTGGGGTGCTAACTGTGAGACTTCCCAGCTGCTCCAAGTTAGCTGACTTTGTGTGGAAAACTGGAACCTAAAGAACCTACATTTTCAAACAAGTCACAACTACCGTCTGTCTAGGGAATGAGATGCTTGCTTATAATATTAAGTATCGTTATTTATTCATCTCGATCAATGCACCTCATGGACATGCTTCCTTACCTTGCTCTCAAGagaaaagaagggtttttttttccaacttccATCCCTCTTTTCTTCCTGATaagtgtgaaagagaggagTGAACCAGTCATCCAATCCGCCTTTATCAGATCTCACTATGGCGCTTagaacaaagaacaaaaatttaaaaaaaaaaaaaaaaaaggaaggcaaCGACTAAGTGCAACATCTGAGAAAGGCTGAAAAAGAGTTCAGGCAATTGGAGATGTGCATAGTCCAAGAGGACTAAGTTAAAAGAACTAATCACATTTAAGTTAGCTCTAGAGATGCGGAGAGATGTCCTGAGGACAGGATGAACTTGTCGGCCAGCGGGAATTCTGTTGTCCCTAGCAAGGACTTTGCCTCGTTTGTTTGACCTTGATGAAAGAGCTCTTCCACATCAATTACCTAATCTAGCTCTAAAATACAACACATAGGTCTAACAAGAGTATGAGAACTTCAACACATCTCCTCTCTCTAACAGAGATATATTTAAATGTGAACTATGCAACTGTCATCCATTCGAGAAACCCAAGACATTAATCTATCCATTCAAAGTTAACATCTTGCCTTCCATATCCACCGCTACTCTCCCACAGTAACTAGTCCAGACAGTTGCATTGACTACTTATACAAAGactattgatgccaatttttcaaaatggcAAACCAAATCAATTGAGAAAGAAATATTAGGAGAAACACGTGCTATTCTAAACCAAGAACTACCATCATTTCTCACCTCTCTTTCAAAAGAGTCTCAATAACCCTGTCTTGAATTAAGGAGGAAATTCCAAGTCCACCCTTTTTTGGCTTATCGTTATGCATTTGCATATCTATCGAATAAAGCGATGCAATCAAATTCCAAACCATTAGATTATAGACCACAAGATTAGATGCCGCAAGATATAAGCAAGGGAAAGACTGCTTTATAGCATGTTCAATCAAAGATAATAAGAAAAGACTAATAGGAACTATTAAGGACACCCATGGGTGAAACGCTCGCAGATGGCAGGCCCATCTGCTGATCCTGGTATCTGCTCCTTTTAAACCGAGGCTCCGGCAAAGAAGAAACCGATGATGCCACACCCCACAAATCATTTGAACTGTCACAACTGAAAGAAGCATCAATCACACCACTGGGGCTACTGGCTACTGATAGCTTCTTAGGCTTGTGCTTGTAGTTGAGGATCTCAGGATGGTCAGTTGACAATTCAAGAATGAGTTCATAGCACTCATTTACTTGGTCCTGCCCAAGAGCAAGCACACCGGAAAAACATAACTAACAAGCCATCATCAATGAAACCGCTAGAACCTATTGCAGGAGACAATATTAGAGCATGTGGAATCAGGGAATGACAGTAAATATACACACAAAACCAGACCTCATTGATCTTGAGCACGCTCAGTAACTGGTCCAGGAATTCACCGCATATACACGGTTCTATCTCCCTGTTAACGTACAACATTGTAGCTCTGGCAACAACCGAAGGAAGAAAACTCGCGAGCCTCGCATCTGGAAACAAAATTCAGTGTTAATTGGTACTCTTAGACTGGGTGGGATCATCAGAAAACGATTCATATTGTCTATGCACTTGCTGAGTAATGAGACACCGAGCTAATTGGCTGCTCACCTGCAACCAGAGAGAGAAGTAAACGCTCACTCATCCAGAAAAACTGCCTGTGCAAATTAGTGGTCAAGGCAAACCTCCTAAGGAGGTGATCAAAGAATGAAATCGGGGTCACCGAGTTCATCCTCCAACCAAGAGTAGACATCACCAAGAGCTCCATTCTCTGAATCGTCCGCGATTGAAACACATACTTCGCATCAGCCACCTACAAAAAGCACACCAAAACGAGCTCTTTCAACGCAAATGCAACAGGAAGTGTCCAAGAACTTTTCAGTTGGACATTTCACCAAACATTTAAAGAACAATGACACAATGTGCATACTTGAAGGTCAAGAAGAAGAGGCACTTGGGTTTCCTCCACCTTGGCAGCAACCGAGAGACAAGCCACAGCTACGAGCTGGTTTATCCAAGGCCTGTCTCTCTGGTACCTGAAGCTCAAAATGAACCTATCGAAGTAGTTCACGGCCAACATAGCAGTCAATGGACGAAACCCGTGATGCGCACGACCCCTCAAAATCCACCCAACCGCCTCTTTGCGGGCAAGCGCCGCAGACCCATCAGAGATTAGCTCGTCGCAACGGGGATGGGTCTCGGTTTCTCTCGAAACCAGAGAGGCGAGTTCCCCATCTTCCCAAAACAAGTCCTGTTCGAGCAAAGACAGAGGCAAAGTCGAGTCCTTTATCTCGTAGAGGTCATCTCCCGCTTCTTCACAGGCATTTCCACCGGCATTGTCTGCCAGATCTTCATCAAAGGTCTCGTCCTCACAGTAGAGCCCGTCGAGCGAAAACGAAGCGTTGCTGTACTGGTGGTGGGTTTCGTCCTCTTGCAGAGCCATCCTCTTCCGCGAAGAAGAGAGTGAAGGCTTTGCTCATTATAGCTAGAGCAGTAAAAAGCATGAGCTGGTACCCAGATTCATATCTGCGCTTGTGATTCGTCTCTCTCAGGAATGtgggatagagagagagagagagagagagagagagagagctccgaGTGATTGCGTGAGGAAGGAGACGAAGGGGCCTTTTGTCTCGAAAGATTTCGAGAAAAATTTGTTCATATCTAAGAAAAAGTTGATGCACATTTGTTCAATTTCTCCTCGGAAAGATTTTTCCATTGTTGTTTTTTCGGTCGGAGCTTGATAAAAGACTAAAGGCAAGTGGTACTGCTGACTGCTAGGCAGTAGGCATGGCCTGGCTAGACTTTATGTAATTGACTTACAAAATAAAATCATCAATCACAAAGTGATTAATAACTGCGTCATGTTAgggtctgtttggcggtgattctgattctctgtttctgttcccggaaacaaaaaaggatcagaaacatgtttggtaatggaaaaaaaaatgattttgattaaattaagggaacacttttggaccacttttcggaagcaaaaaaaagatgattctagTGTTCTGGAACACTTTTGAGGATCACTTTTTTACagaatatacttatgacttatccctcatacttataattaaaattttaatataaaatggtattattttaaaaaaaaagtccacgtggattttcaactttacataaattaaaataaattaaaattcaattttaaaaattgctaaaaactaattttcttaaattaaaaattttatttaaggaaaatttaataaaaaaaattaaaattttaagaaatgggggaaataaaaaaatatttagatttttaatttaataatttaaaaataattaaaaaaatttagattgaaaatagctaaaattttgaaaaaaaattctcgtcatcggatcttcccctccccccctcctttttttttaaattagttttttttgtaaaattttaagcctatttttaaattcaatttaaatttatatttatatttaaaaaattagtttttagaaaaattttaaatctaatttattttttatattaagggacctctaatacgcatttttttttcaaatttttagctattttattttttattctaattaatttttatttttttatttcctattatgttttttcaacttttttttttaattaaagattggacccaactctccgcgtcgtcaactaaatctccattttttctccatttttcgagccgcacaaaaattttgtcgagtcgg
It encodes the following:
- the LOC115742151 gene encoding cyclin-D3-2 encodes the protein MALQEDETHHQYSNASFSLDGLYCEDETFDEDLADNAGGNACEEAGDDLYEIKDSTLPLSLLEQDLFWEDGELASLVSRETETHPRCDELISDGSAALARKEAVGWILRGRAHHGFRPLTAMLAVNYFDRFILSFRYQRDRPWINQLVAVACLSVAAKVEETQVPLLLDLQVADAKYVFQSRTIQRMELLVMSTLGWRMNSVTPISFFDHLLRRFALTTNLHRQFFWMSERLLLSLVADARLASFLPSVVARATMLYVNREIEPCICGEFLDQLLSVLKINEDQVNECYELILELSTDHPEILNYKHKPKKLSVASSPSGVIDASFSCDSSNDLWGVASSVSSLPEPRFKRSRYQDQQMGLPSASVSPMGVLNSSY